One Elgaria multicarinata webbii isolate HBS135686 ecotype San Diego chromosome 6, rElgMul1.1.pri, whole genome shotgun sequence DNA segment encodes these proteins:
- the LOC134400265 gene encoding procathepsin L-like: MKFYLCILALSLEACFAAPGLDPALDDHWQLWKTWHGKEYHEKEEGWRRMIWEKNLKMIELHNLDHSLGKHSYRLGMNQFGDMSNEEFRQVMNGFKSTKKERKFTGSHFLEPNFLEAPKSIDWREKGYVTPVKNQGQCGSCWAFSATGSLEGQHFRKTGQLVSLSEQNLVDCSRPEGNEGCNGGFMDLAFQYIKRNGGIDSEDSYPYIATDRNNCSYKPEYNAANDTGFVHIQFGDERALMKAVASIGPVSVGIDADHKSFQFYASGIYYEPACFRRHMNHAVLVVGYGFEGVEEDDNKKYWIVKNSWGKTWGDKGYILMAKDRHNHCGIASDASYPLV; this comes from the exons ATGAAGTTTTATCTCTGCATCTTGGCCTTAAGTTTGGAGGCCTGCTTTGCTGCTCCAGGCCTAGACCCTGCTTTGGATGACCACTGGCAACTGTGGAAAACATGGCATGGCAAGGAGTACCATGAG AaggaagaaggctggaggagaATGATCTGGGAGAAGAACTTGAAGATGATTGAATTGCACAACCTGGACCACAGCCTGGGCAAGCACAGCTACAGACTAGGAATGAATCAGTTTGGAGATATG agtAATGAAGAGTTCAGGCAAGTGATGAATGGCTTCAAAAGcaccaagaaagaaaggaaattcaCAGGATCACACTTTCTTGAGCCAAATTTCTTGGAGGCGCCAAAGTCCATTGACTGGCGGGAGAAGGGATACGTAACTCCTGTGAAGAATCAG GGTCAATGTGGCTCCTGCTGGGCTTTCAGTGCGACCGGATCCCTTGAAGGACAGCACTTCCGTAAAACCGGCCAGCTGGTCTCCTTGAGTGAACAGAACCTCGTGGACTGCTCTCGGCCTGAAGGAAATGAGGGCTGTAATGGGGGCTTCATGGATCTGGCTTTCCAGTATATAAAAAGAAATGGTGGCATTGATTCAGAGGACTCCTACCCTTACATTGCAACG GATAGAAATAATTGCTCGTACAAGCCTGAATACAACGCTGCTAATGACACTGGCTTTGTGCACATTCAGTTTGGGGATGAAAGGGCCCTCATGAAGGCCGTGGCTTCCATAGGGCCAGTATCCGTGGGCATTGATGCAGATCACAAGTCCTTCCAGTTCTATGCTTCAG GTATTTATTATGAACCAGCCTGTTTTAGGAGGCACATGAATCACGCAGTCCTTGTTGTTGGTTATGGTTTTGAGGGTGTAGAAGAAGATGACAACAAGAAGTACTGGATTGTAAAAAACAG CTGGGGCAAAACGTGGGGTGACAAAGGCTATATCTTGATGGCTAAAGACAGACATAACCACTGTGGAATAGCCTCAGACGCAAGCTATCCTCTAGTATAA
- the LOC134400811 gene encoding procathepsin L-like, whose protein sequence is MKFYLCILALSLEACFAAPGLDPALDDHWQLWKTWHGKEYHEKEEGWRRMIWEKNLKMIELHNLDHSLGKHSYTLGMNQFGDMSNEEFRQVMNGFKSTKKERKFTGSHFLEPNFLEAPKSIDWREKGYVTPVKNQGQCGSCWAFSATGSLEGQHFRKTGQLVSLSEQNLVDCSRPEGNEGCNGGLMDQAFQYINDNGGIDSEDSYPYIATDKNNCSYTPEYNAANDTGFVDILSGDERALKKAVASIGPVSVGIDASHDSFQFYASGIYYELACSTENLDHGVLVVGYGFEGVEEDDNKKYWIVKNSWGETWGDKGYILMAKDRHNHCGIASLASYPLV, encoded by the exons ATGAAGTTTTATCTCTGCATCTTGGCCTTAAGTTTGGAGGCCTGCTTTGCTGCTCCAGGCCTAGACCCTGCTTTGGATGACCACTGGCAACTGTGGAAAACATGGCATGGCAAGGAGTACCATGAG AaggaagaaggctggaggagaATGATCTGGGAGAAGAACTTGAAGATGATTGAATTGCACAACCTGGACCACAGCCTGGGCAAGCACAGCTACACACTAGGAATGAATCAGTTTGGAGATATG agtAATGAAGAGTTCAGGCAAGTGATGAATGGCTTCAAAAGcaccaagaaagaaaggaaattcaCAGGATCACACTTTCTTGAGCCAAATTTCTTGGAGGCTCCAAAGTCCATTGACTGGCGGGAGAAGGGATACGTAACTCCCGTGAAGAATCAG GGTCAATGTGGCTCCTGCTGGGCTTTCAGTGCGACCGGATCCCTTGAAGGACAGCACTTCCGTAAAACCGGCCAGCTGGTCTCCTTGAGTGAACAGAACCTCGTGGACTGTTCTCGGCCTGAAGGAAATGAGGGCTGTAATGGGGGCCTCATGGACCAGGCTTTCCAATATATAAATGACAATGGTGGCATCGATTCAGAGGACTCCTACCCTTACATTGCAACG GATAAAAATAATTGCTCGTACACGCCTGAATACAACGCTGCTAATGACACTGGCTTTGTGGACATTCTGTCAGGGGATGAAAGGGCCCTCAAGAAGGCCGTGGCTTCCATAGGGCCAGTATCCGTGGGCATTGACGCAAGTCACGACTCCTTCCAGTTCTATGCTTCAG GTATTTATTATGAACTAGCCTGTAGTACTGAGAACCTGGATCATGGCGTTCTTGTTGTTGGTTATGGTTTTGAGGGTGTAGAAGAAGATGACAACAAGAAGTACTGGATTGTAAAAAACAG CTGGGGCGAAACGTGGGGTGACAAAGGCTATATCTTGATGGCTAAAGACAGACATAACCACTGTGGAATAGCCTCATTAGCAAGCTATCCTCTAGTATAA